One Bufo gargarizans isolate SCDJY-AF-19 chromosome 4, ASM1485885v1, whole genome shotgun sequence DNA window includes the following coding sequences:
- the LOC122934785 gene encoding gastrula zinc finger protein XlCGF57.1-like yields MEEWEYLEEHKDLYKDIMMENPQSLTSPDGSSQRNPPERCPSPPYSQDCPEEKPNIPLDHQEMSGEMTSGLEDLGSVSVKGEDETRDSHEHLLLYEEVEDNNVTQANSINANVPLDLHSGDLSTDTVGHKYLLSNQSLSQSQNQSKQFVHEIIDKDKRQLSGSECEKYFSQKSKLMERQRIHTREKPFSCSECRKCFSRKSVLKKHQRIHTGEKPFSCSECGKCFAKKSDVVDHLRTHTGEKPFSCSECRKCFSRKSVLKKHQRIHTGEKPFSCPECGKCFCQKSGLLEHQITHTGEKPFSCSECGKRFGYKPDLVEHQRTHTGEKPFSCPECEKCFGLKSNLVKHRRIHTGEKPFSCSECGKCFAKKSDVVDHLRTHTGEKPFSCSECRKCFSRKSVLKKHQRIHTGEKPFSCPECGKCFCQKSGLLEHQITHTGEKPFSCSECGKRFGYKPDLVEHQRTHTGEKPFSCPECEKCFSQKRNLVKHQRIHTGEKPFSCLECGKCFRLKSILLSHQRTHTAE; encoded by the exons atggaggagtgggagtatttagaagaacacaaggATTTGTACAAGGACATCATGATGGAGAATCCCCAGTCCCTCACATCACCGG ATGGATCCAGtcagagaaatccaccagagagatgtcccagtcctccgtattcccaggactgtccagaggagaaaccAAATATCCCACTGGATCATCAG GAAATGTCTGGTGAAATGACAAGTGGACTCGAAGACCTCGGATCTGTGTCTGTGAAAG GTGAGGATGAGACGAGAGACTCCCATGAACATCTCCTTTTATATGAAGAAGTAGAAGATAACAATGTCACACAAGCTAATTCAATAAATGCTAATGTACCCTTAGACCTTCACAGTGGAGATCTATCTACCGATACCGTTGGTCACAAGTATCTTTTGTCCAATCAATCACTGAGTCAATCACAGAATCAGTCTAAACAATTTGTGCATGAAATAATTGATAAAGATAAAAGACAACTTTCAGGTTCAGAATGTGAAAAGtattttagtcagaaatcaaaaCTTATGGAGCGTCAAAGAATTCACACacgggagaagccattttcatgttcggaATGTAGGAAATGTTTTAGTCGAAAATCGGTTCTTAAAAAACACCAGAGAATTCACacgggagagaagccattttcatgttcggaatgtgggaaatgttttgcaaagAAATCAGATGTTGTGGATCAtttaagaactcacacaggggagaagccgttttcatgttcgGAATGTAGGAAATGTTTTAGTCGAAAATCGGTTCTTAAAAAACACCAGAGAATTCACACGggagaaaagccattttcatgtcctgaatgtgggaaatgtttttgcCAGAAATCAGGCCTTTTGGAACATCAAATAactcatacaggggagaagccattttcatgttcagaatgtggcaaacgTTTCGGCTATAAACCGGATCTTGTTGAacatcaaagaactcacacaggggagaaaccgttttcatgtcctgaatgtgagaaatgttttggtCTGAAATCAAACCTTGTGAAACAtcgaagaattcacacaggggagaagccattttcatgttcggaatgtgggaaatgttttgcaaagAAATCAGATGTTGTGGATCAtctaagaactcacacaggggagaagccgttttcatgttcgGAATGTAGGAAATGTTTTAGTCGAAAATCGGTTCTTAAAAAacaccagagaattcacacaggagagaagccattttcatgtcctgaatgtgggaaatgtttttgcCAGAAATCAGGCCTTTTGGAACATCAAATAactcatacaggggagaagccattttcatgttcagaatgtggcaaacgTTTCGGCTATAAACCGGATCTTGTTGAacatcaaagaactcacacaggggagaaaccgttttcatgtcctgaatgtgagaaatgttttagtcagaaaagaaatcttgtgaaacatcaaagaatccacacaggggagaagccattttcatgtttagaatgtgggaaatgttttagactCAAGTCGATTCTTCTTtcccatcagagaactcacacagcgGAGTAG